One Streptomyces sp. NBC_00102 DNA segment encodes these proteins:
- a CDS encoding putative baseplate assembly protein, with the protein MALPSPNLDDRRFQQFVDDAKRYIQQRAPEWTDHNVSDPGITLVETVAHMADEIVYRLNRVPDKNHLAFLDLVGITLFPPSAARTEVTFWLSAPQEEPVTVQLGTEVATPRTGDEEAVVFATERELVVWNSGLSHLLVQRRGEAALDRTHDLADDGKDVLCFAESPSPGDSMLLGLTSAVPHCAVALELDSRVDGVGVDPRQPPLVWEAWTEDGWRLCEVDRDGTGGLNRPGEVVLHVPGGHVLSRNAGQEAGWLRCRVTEPQPGQPFYTTSPTIRSAEGFTIGGTAPVVHAETVYDEALGESNGLPGQRLRLAHGPVVGDTPPVLLQTAEQEGWTDWEVVPHFAASGPYDRHITVDAATGEIAFGPAVREADGSLRQYGMAAPKGSPVRARRYRTGGGRAGNVARGAVQVLRTSIPYVSEVVNREAARGGVDGETVEEAKVRAPVTLRAQERAVTLRDYEELARRAAPETARITCLEGEESEYGAYAVRVLVVPQAVPDPGGRLRFEQLVPGDALLERITRHLDERRLIGTRLAVGPPFYQGVTVVATVHAFRGVDTDLVRRRVHDALYQHLDPLTGGADGKGWPFGRPVQAGEAFAVLQRIPGVELVDEVVLYPADPLTGKRGEATNRIDLSAPSLVFSYDHRVRVIGDTSTDNDRNGGTRG; encoded by the coding sequence ATGGCCCTCCCCTCCCCCAACCTCGACGACCGCCGCTTCCAGCAGTTCGTCGACGACGCCAAGCGCTACATCCAGCAGCGCGCCCCGGAGTGGACCGACCACAACGTCTCCGACCCGGGCATCACCCTCGTCGAGACGGTCGCGCACATGGCCGACGAGATCGTCTACCGGCTCAACCGGGTCCCGGACAAGAACCACTTGGCCTTCCTCGACCTGGTCGGCATCACCCTGTTCCCGCCCTCCGCGGCGCGTACGGAGGTGACCTTCTGGCTCTCGGCGCCGCAGGAGGAGCCGGTGACCGTCCAGCTCGGCACCGAGGTCGCCACCCCCCGTACCGGCGACGAGGAAGCGGTCGTCTTCGCCACCGAGCGTGAACTCGTCGTCTGGAACAGCGGATTGAGTCATCTACTGGTGCAGCGGCGGGGCGAGGCGGCGCTGGACCGTACCCACGATCTCGCCGACGACGGCAAGGACGTGCTCTGCTTCGCCGAGTCGCCCTCCCCGGGCGACTCCATGCTGCTGGGCCTGACCAGCGCGGTGCCGCACTGCGCGGTCGCCCTGGAGCTGGACAGCCGGGTCGACGGTGTCGGTGTGGACCCGCGGCAGCCTCCCCTGGTCTGGGAGGCGTGGACCGAGGACGGCTGGCGGCTCTGCGAGGTCGACCGGGACGGCACCGGCGGTCTCAACCGGCCCGGCGAGGTCGTCCTGCACGTCCCCGGCGGACACGTGCTCTCCCGCAACGCGGGCCAGGAGGCCGGCTGGCTGCGGTGCCGGGTCACCGAACCCCAGCCCGGCCAGCCCTTCTACACCACCTCGCCCACCATCCGGTCCGCCGAGGGCTTCACCATCGGCGGCACCGCCCCCGTCGTCCACGCCGAGACGGTCTACGACGAGGCGCTCGGCGAGTCCAACGGGCTGCCGGGACAGCGGCTCCGGCTCGCGCACGGCCCCGTGGTCGGCGACACCCCGCCGGTCCTGCTGCAGACCGCCGAGCAGGAGGGCTGGACGGACTGGGAGGTAGTCCCGCACTTCGCGGCCTCGGGCCCGTACGACCGCCACATCACCGTGGACGCCGCCACCGGCGAGATCGCCTTCGGCCCCGCGGTGCGCGAGGCCGACGGCTCGCTGCGCCAGTACGGGATGGCGGCCCCCAAGGGCTCACCCGTACGCGCCCGCCGCTACCGCACCGGCGGCGGCAGGGCGGGCAACGTCGCCCGCGGCGCCGTACAGGTCCTGCGCACCTCCATCCCGTACGTCTCCGAGGTCGTCAACCGTGAGGCGGCGCGCGGCGGAGTGGACGGTGAGACGGTCGAGGAGGCGAAGGTCCGCGCCCCGGTCACGCTGCGCGCCCAGGAGCGCGCGGTGACCCTGCGCGACTACGAGGAGCTCGCCCGCCGCGCCGCCCCCGAGACCGCCCGCATCACCTGCCTGGAGGGCGAGGAGTCCGAGTACGGCGCCTACGCGGTAAGGGTGTTGGTGGTGCCGCAGGCCGTACCCGACCCGGGTGGCCGACTCCGGTTCGAGCAACTGGTCCCTGGTGACGCCCTGTTGGAACGCATCACCCGTCACCTGGACGAACGCCGCCTGATCGGGACCCGGTTGGCGGTCGGCCCGCCGTTCTACCAGGGCGTCACCGTCGTCGCCACCGTGCACGCCTTCCGGGGTGTCGACACCGACCTGGTACGCCGACGGGTGCACGACGCCCTCTACCAGCACCTCGACCCGCTGACCGGCGGGGCCGACGGCAAGGGCTGGCCGTTCGGACGGCCCGTGCAGGCCGGCGAGGCATTCGCCGTTCTCCAGCGGATCCCCGGCGTCGAGCTGGTGGACGAGGTCGTGCTCTACCCCGCCGACCCGCTGACCGGAAAGCGCGGCGAGGCGACGAACCGCATCGACCTGTCTGCCCCGTCCCTGGTGTTCTCCTACGACCACCGCGTCCGGGTGATCGGGGACACCTCCACGGACAACGACCGGAACGGCGGAACCCGCGGATGA
- a CDS encoding phage tail protein gives MRGSVDGLGSSSPIGAMLPGVFADDDLALRFVAGLDDVFAPIHTALDCIDSYFRPSLAPLDYARWLTGWVGAETDGTEPEPLLRAAVATAAYLHRIRGTRRGLSETVRLAFGVEPEISESGAADWTARPLGPIPGTPRPHLHVHLRLPDPTTADHYRLDGIVAAARPAHMPYTVQVTAGDPSERTSEK, from the coding sequence ATGAGGGGCTCGGTCGACGGACTCGGTTCGTCCTCGCCGATCGGCGCGATGCTGCCCGGGGTCTTCGCCGACGACGACCTCGCCCTGCGCTTCGTCGCCGGTCTCGACGACGTGTTCGCGCCCATCCACACCGCGCTGGACTGCATCGACTCCTACTTCCGGCCGTCGCTGGCACCCCTGGACTACGCCCGGTGGCTGACCGGCTGGGTCGGCGCGGAGACCGACGGCACCGAACCGGAGCCGCTGCTGCGTGCCGCCGTGGCGACCGCCGCGTATCTGCACCGCATCCGCGGCACCCGGCGCGGCCTGTCCGAAACGGTCCGGCTCGCCTTCGGCGTCGAACCGGAGATCAGCGAGAGCGGCGCCGCCGACTGGACGGCCCGCCCGCTGGGGCCGATCCCCGGCACCCCGCGCCCCCATCTGCACGTACACCTCAGGCTGCCCGATCCGACCACGGCGGACCACTACCGCCTGGACGGCATCGTGGCCGCCGCCCGGCCCGCCCACATGCCGTACACGGTCCAGGTGACCGCCGGCGACCCGTCCGAAAGGACCTCGGAGAAATGA
- a CDS encoding zinc ribbon domain-containing protein, with product MTTQNCAECGTRAEPGLSFCDACGAVLSWADRSGTPAGAADGARGHGTGAGTASGEAPEPSFAASSASSAASSPSAPADGPSPAGPGWDAFARTGGGAGLPRQSRRPQDSEPLAHGGSPRSGPYDDGHAAPAERTRPSGGGADEDREESDTQEVPGVTDDWAARMAARRADGGAVDDDWPSGGRAGAADDWPSGGTAGAADDWPAAGAGAGAAAGADDREMSDRARRLIVPVADPGPAAEPTAAPVLPGRPAPQRPQAVHAPGEQLGVDGGTPCPWCSTPNRHDRHYCVRCAMPMAGDRHVDPSRLPWWRRMLNTRTRETPWAGDRPRVRRAFDRVLGWVGAAIVVTLVIVAAVHVPDGVRATRDHFSKRAPVSPDHVSASRSYPGHKPDSTFDKLNNTWWGPGVSESGKGQWIEAGFDSPTRLLNVIVMPGVSKRADQNTEQALPHRVDVTITQSSGKVTHRELVLDDGAGGQTRNFRFDDVTKVRFTVVSAYHTSAKKQVAFAEIEFFGPSHNGDN from the coding sequence ATGACCACGCAGAACTGCGCCGAATGCGGCACCCGCGCGGAACCGGGCCTGTCGTTCTGCGACGCGTGCGGGGCCGTACTGAGCTGGGCCGACCGCTCGGGGACCCCCGCGGGTGCCGCCGACGGCGCCCGCGGCCACGGCACAGGCGCCGGTACGGCCTCCGGCGAGGCGCCGGAGCCGTCGTTCGCCGCGTCTTCGGCCTCCTCGGCTGCCTCTTCCCCCTCCGCCCCGGCCGACGGCCCGTCGCCCGCCGGGCCCGGCTGGGACGCCTTCGCCCGGACCGGCGGCGGTGCCGGGCTGCCCCGGCAGTCACGGCGGCCGCAGGACTCCGAGCCCCTCGCCCACGGCGGCTCCCCTCGCAGTGGCCCGTACGACGACGGGCACGCGGCCCCGGCGGAGCGCACCCGGCCCTCCGGGGGCGGCGCGGACGAGGACCGCGAAGAGTCCGACACCCAGGAGGTCCCGGGGGTGACGGACGACTGGGCGGCCAGGATGGCGGCCAGGAGGGCCGACGGAGGAGCCGTGGACGACGACTGGCCGTCCGGAGGAAGGGCGGGAGCGGCGGACGACTGGCCGTCCGGAGGAACGGCGGGAGCGGCGGACGACTGGCCGGCCGCAGGAGCCGGCGCAGGGGCCGCCGCAGGCGCGGACGACCGGGAGATGTCGGACCGGGCCCGCCGCCTCATCGTCCCGGTCGCCGACCCCGGACCCGCCGCGGAACCCACCGCGGCCCCGGTCCTGCCCGGCCGGCCGGCCCCACAGCGCCCCCAGGCCGTACACGCCCCGGGCGAGCAACTCGGTGTGGACGGCGGCACGCCCTGCCCCTGGTGCAGCACCCCGAACCGGCACGACCGGCACTACTGCGTCCGCTGCGCGATGCCCATGGCGGGCGACCGGCACGTGGACCCCAGCCGGCTGCCGTGGTGGCGCCGGATGCTCAACACCCGGACCCGTGAGACCCCGTGGGCGGGCGACCGCCCCCGGGTGCGCCGCGCCTTCGACCGCGTACTGGGCTGGGTGGGCGCGGCGATCGTGGTGACCCTGGTGATCGTGGCGGCCGTCCACGTCCCCGACGGTGTCCGGGCGACCCGCGACCACTTCTCCAAGCGGGCCCCCGTCTCGCCGGACCACGTCTCGGCGTCCCGCTCCTACCCCGGACACAAGCCCGATTCGACCTTCGACAAACTCAACAACACCTGGTGGGGCCCCGGGGTGTCCGAGTCGGGCAAGGGCCAGTGGATCGAGGCGGGCTTCGACTCGCCGACCCGCCTGCTGAACGTGATCGTGATGCCGGGCGTCTCGAAGCGCGCCGACCAGAACACCGAGCAGGCGCTCCCGCACCGCGTCGACGTCACGATCACCCAGTCCAGCGGCAAGGTCACCCACCGCGAACTCGTCCTGGACGACGGTGCGGGCGGCCAGACCCGGAACTTCCGCTTCGACGACGTCACCAAGGTGCGCTTCACCGTCGTGTCCGCCTACCACACCTCCGCGAAGAAGCAAGTGGCCTTCGCCGAGATCGAGTTCTTCGGCCCCTCGCACAACGGCGACAACTGA
- the menC gene encoding o-succinylbenzoate synthase has translation MKLEHVELLHVAIPLVTPFRTSFGTMTTKDTFLLHVVTDEAEGWSEFAADPEPLYCSEYVSGAETVIRDFLLPRVTARPNLTTAALAPGMAKVKGHELAKAALETAVLDAELRAHEMSLATYLGAVRDRVPAGVSVGIKDSVPALLDDVAGYLAEGYVRIKLKIEPGWDVEPVRAVRERFGDELPLQVDANTAYTLADAEHLRRLDEFGLLLIEEPLEENNLHAHALLQRRIATPVCLDESLHNARDTASAIAMDACRVVNIKPARVGGYLEARRLHDVAAAHGVPAWCGGMLETGIGRAPNLALAALPGCTLPGDTSASSRYFAEDITEPFVLQDGHLPVPTTPGIGITPLPDALHRFTTARRDLYGGSAGR, from the coding sequence ATGAAGCTGGAACACGTCGAACTCCTCCACGTCGCCATCCCCCTGGTCACCCCGTTCCGGACCTCCTTCGGAACGATGACCACTAAGGACACCTTCCTGCTCCACGTCGTCACCGACGAGGCGGAGGGCTGGTCCGAGTTCGCCGCCGACCCGGAGCCGCTGTACTGCTCCGAGTACGTCTCCGGCGCCGAGACCGTGATCCGCGACTTCCTGCTGCCCCGCGTCACCGCCCGGCCGAACCTGACGACCGCCGCCCTCGCCCCCGGCATGGCGAAGGTCAAGGGGCACGAGCTGGCGAAGGCCGCCCTGGAGACGGCCGTCCTCGACGCCGAGCTGCGGGCCCACGAGATGTCCCTCGCCACCTACCTCGGAGCCGTCCGCGACCGGGTGCCCGCCGGGGTGTCCGTCGGCATCAAGGACTCGGTCCCCGCCCTCCTGGACGACGTGGCGGGCTACCTCGCCGAGGGGTACGTCCGGATCAAGCTGAAGATCGAACCCGGCTGGGACGTCGAGCCCGTCCGCGCGGTCCGGGAACGCTTCGGCGACGAGCTGCCGCTCCAGGTGGACGCCAACACCGCGTACACCCTGGCCGACGCCGAACACCTGCGCCGCCTGGACGAGTTCGGCCTGCTGCTCATCGAGGAGCCGCTGGAGGAGAACAACCTCCACGCCCACGCACTCCTCCAGCGCCGCATCGCCACCCCTGTCTGCCTGGACGAGTCGCTGCACAACGCCCGCGACACTGCCTCCGCCATCGCCATGGACGCCTGCCGGGTCGTCAACATCAAGCCCGCCCGCGTCGGCGGCTACCTGGAGGCCCGCCGCCTGCACGACGTCGCCGCGGCGCACGGTGTGCCCGCCTGGTGCGGCGGCATGCTGGAGACCGGCATCGGCCGCGCCCCCAACCTGGCGCTCGCCGCCCTCCCCGGCTGCACCCTCCCCGGCGACACCTCGGCCTCCAGCCGCTACTTCGCCGAGGACATCACCGAGCCGTTCGTCCTCCAGGACGGCCACCTCCCGGTCCCCACCACCCCCGGCATCGGCATCACCCCGCTCCCCGACGCCCTGCACCGCTTCACCACGGCACGGCGGGACCTGTACGGGGGTTCGGCGGGGCGGTGA
- a CDS encoding chorismate synthase, whose protein sequence is MTATPSVREHAAAAALSAGVTTRTVHDVAGIAAVADFFSDVWQTPRSTPPYPAEVLHSLVHAGGAVHAAYTGQGELCGAAVAVFGEPSALDVYSFVAAARTSDRGVGLAVKQAQRVWALDRGARTMRWTFDPLVGRNARFNLVKLGAAGTEYLVDFYGPMTDGLNDGDESDRLTVTWDLTAKDRTADGADEPAGTSGAGASAVLATAPDGAPLAVHEGDTLRCRVPGDIVELRAADPALALRWRHAVREVFTKAFADGYTATSMSRDGWYTLTRTAPHAQEGTPA, encoded by the coding sequence ATGACAGCGACACCCTCAGTACGCGAGCACGCCGCAGCCGCCGCGCTCTCGGCCGGCGTCACCACCCGCACCGTCCACGACGTGGCCGGTATCGCGGCCGTCGCCGACTTCTTCAGCGACGTGTGGCAGACCCCGCGCAGCACCCCGCCCTACCCGGCGGAGGTGCTGCACAGCCTCGTGCACGCGGGCGGCGCCGTGCACGCCGCGTACACCGGGCAGGGCGAGTTGTGCGGTGCGGCCGTCGCCGTGTTCGGGGAGCCGTCGGCGCTGGACGTGTACTCCTTCGTGGCCGCCGCCCGCACCAGCGACCGGGGCGTCGGACTCGCCGTGAAGCAGGCGCAGCGCGTCTGGGCGCTCGACCGCGGGGCCCGCACCATGCGCTGGACCTTCGACCCGCTGGTGGGCCGTAACGCCCGCTTCAACCTGGTCAAACTGGGCGCCGCGGGCACCGAGTACCTCGTGGACTTCTACGGCCCGATGACCGACGGCCTCAACGACGGCGACGAGAGCGACCGCCTCACCGTCACCTGGGACCTGACCGCGAAGGACCGTACGGCGGACGGAGCCGACGAGCCCGCCGGGACCTCCGGCGCGGGTGCGTCCGCCGTCCTGGCCACGGCCCCCGACGGCGCCCCGCTCGCCGTCCACGAAGGGGACACCCTCCGCTGCCGCGTCCCCGGCGACATCGTGGAGCTGCGCGCCGCCGACCCCGCGCTCGCGCTGCGCTGGCGCCACGCCGTCCGCGAGGTCTTCACGAAGGCGTTCGCCGACGGGTACACCGCGACCTCGATGTCCCGCGACGGCTGGTACACCCTCACCCGCACCGCCCCGCACGCCCAGGAAGGCACCCCGGCATGA
- a CDS encoding CdaR family transcriptional regulator — protein sequence MDAPTLSDLLDVLGGSSVRAVASPRGLGVPVGEILLHDAEAALPHAPGAVLLAVGVRPPAAGPLLRAAAAAEMAAVVVRGADGPAEAAERAGIALLAVDEDAAWHRVHLMLSSAVGARAGGTPSAAGDLFALADAVAAAAGGATAIEDPRQRILAYSTVPGQAVDEDRRQGILGLQVPDSPENDAQYRAMFAAPAPLRLPALDADNLPRIAVAVRAGGETLGSIWVVDGGGLAPDAEDALAQGASTAALLLLRARAAQELARHLGGDLLRRVLDGTADPATAAHRLGLGAGADPVRVAAFVPAGASTAPDVEQTALRLLDLVRLSCEARYGRHACVLVDGVVYALLPALGERGAARHRQLAQDIVDRAGQALRMPVRGGLGAVVAGLARVAESREDADLVLRCVDAERPVALVEDVRARVTLLRLGELVSGRREFEGGAWARAVAHDAAHGTEYARTVLAWLDAGCDMAGAAERLAVHPNTCRYRLRQAREQVGLDLDDPDERLVFWLSARLAGAV from the coding sequence ATGGACGCCCCCACCCTCAGCGATCTGCTCGACGTCCTCGGCGGGTCGTCCGTACGGGCCGTCGCCTCGCCGCGCGGGCTCGGGGTGCCGGTCGGCGAGATCCTGCTCCACGACGCGGAAGCGGCGCTGCCGCACGCCCCCGGCGCCGTCCTCCTCGCGGTCGGGGTACGCCCCCCGGCGGCCGGGCCCCTGCTGCGGGCGGCCGCCGCCGCGGAGATGGCGGCCGTGGTCGTACGCGGCGCGGACGGGCCCGCCGAAGCGGCCGAGCGGGCCGGGATCGCGCTGCTCGCGGTCGACGAGGACGCAGCCTGGCACCGGGTCCACCTGATGCTCTCCTCGGCCGTCGGCGCACGCGCGGGCGGCACGCCCTCCGCCGCCGGGGACCTGTTCGCGCTGGCCGACGCCGTCGCCGCGGCGGCCGGCGGGGCCACCGCCATCGAGGACCCGCGCCAGCGCATCCTGGCCTACTCGACCGTGCCCGGACAGGCGGTGGACGAGGACCGCAGGCAGGGCATCCTCGGCCTCCAGGTCCCCGACAGCCCGGAGAACGACGCGCAGTACCGGGCCATGTTCGCCGCCCCCGCACCCCTGCGGCTGCCGGCTCTCGACGCCGACAACCTGCCCCGGATCGCGGTCGCCGTGAGGGCGGGCGGCGAGACGCTCGGGTCGATCTGGGTCGTCGACGGCGGCGGCCTCGCCCCCGACGCGGAGGACGCCCTCGCCCAGGGCGCCTCCACGGCGGCCCTGTTGCTGCTGCGGGCCCGCGCCGCCCAGGAACTGGCCCGCCACCTCGGCGGCGACCTGCTGCGCCGGGTGCTGGACGGCACGGCCGACCCGGCCACCGCCGCGCACCGCCTCGGGCTGGGCGCGGGCGCCGATCCGGTGCGGGTGGCGGCGTTCGTACCGGCCGGGGCCAGCACCGCGCCCGACGTCGAGCAGACGGCGCTGCGCCTGCTCGACCTGGTACGGCTGAGTTGCGAGGCCCGTTACGGGCGGCACGCCTGCGTCCTCGTCGACGGGGTCGTGTACGCCCTGCTCCCCGCGCTCGGCGAACGCGGCGCGGCCCGGCACCGGCAGCTCGCGCAGGACATCGTGGACCGGGCCGGGCAGGCCCTGCGGATGCCCGTACGCGGCGGGCTCGGGGCGGTGGTCGCGGGGCTCGCCAGGGTGGCGGAGTCCCGGGAGGACGCCGACCTGGTGCTGCGCTGCGTCGACGCGGAGCGCCCGGTCGCGCTGGTGGAGGACGTACGGGCCCGGGTGACCCTGCTGCGCCTGGGTGAACTGGTCTCCGGGCGGCGGGAGTTCGAGGGCGGCGCCTGGGCGCGGGCGGTGGCGCACGACGCGGCGCACGGCACGGAGTACGCCCGCACGGTGCTCGCCTGGCTCGACGCGGGGTGCGACATGGCGGGCGCGGCGGAGCGGCTCGCCGTGCACCCCAACACCTGCCGCTACCGCCTGAGGCAGGCCAGGGAGCAGGTGGGCCTGGACCTGGACGACCCCGACGAGCGGCTGGTGTTCTGGCTGAGCGCCCGGCTGGCGGGCGCGGTCTGA
- the dapE gene encoding succinyl-diaminopimelate desuccinylase yields the protein MTSAPAPLDLTTDVVGLTRSLVDLPSESGEEGPLADAVEAALRALPHLSVERIGHSVVARTTLGRPERVILAGHLDTVPAADNLPARLDGELLYGLGACDMKGGVAVALRLAAALTAPVRDITYVFYECEEVEGDRNGLHRIAAERPGLLLDADLAILMEPSDAGVEAGCQGVLSADITVRGARAHTARAWMGVNAAHRAAAVLQRLADHTPERVVIDGLEYREGLSAVQVRAGVAGNVVPDTCVISLNARFAPSRSPKEAEEYVRSLFPAAEFPPEDYAFVVTEAVAGARPGLEHPAVASLVAVLGAEPRPKLGWTDVARFTELGVPALNFGPGDPSLAHTPGEFVPVAQLARCEEQLAAWLS from the coding sequence ATGACATCCGCACCCGCACCCCTCGACCTCACCACCGACGTCGTCGGACTGACCCGCTCCCTCGTCGACCTGCCCTCCGAGAGCGGCGAGGAGGGCCCCCTCGCGGACGCCGTCGAGGCGGCCCTGCGCGCCCTGCCGCACCTGAGTGTGGAGCGGATCGGCCACTCCGTCGTCGCCCGCACCACGCTCGGCCGCCCCGAGCGGGTCATCCTCGCCGGCCACCTCGACACCGTCCCGGCCGCGGACAACCTGCCCGCCCGGCTCGACGGCGAGCTGCTGTACGGGCTCGGCGCCTGCGACATGAAGGGCGGCGTCGCCGTGGCCCTTCGGCTGGCCGCCGCGCTCACCGCGCCGGTCCGCGACATCACCTACGTGTTCTACGAGTGCGAGGAGGTCGAGGGCGACCGCAACGGGCTGCACCGCATCGCCGCCGAACGCCCCGGGCTGCTGCTCGACGCCGACCTCGCGATCCTGATGGAGCCGTCCGACGCGGGTGTCGAGGCCGGCTGCCAGGGCGTGCTGAGCGCCGACATCACCGTGCGGGGCGCCCGCGCCCACACCGCGCGGGCCTGGATGGGCGTCAACGCCGCGCACCGTGCGGCGGCGGTGCTCCAGCGCCTGGCCGACCACACCCCGGAGCGGGTGGTCATCGACGGGCTGGAGTACCGGGAAGGGCTGAGCGCCGTCCAGGTCCGGGCCGGGGTGGCCGGGAACGTCGTCCCCGACACCTGCGTCATCTCCCTCAACGCCCGCTTCGCGCCGAGTCGTTCGCCCAAGGAGGCGGAGGAGTACGTGCGGTCCCTCTTCCCGGCGGCCGAGTTCCCGCCGGAGGACTACGCGTTCGTGGTGACGGAAGCCGTGGCGGGTGCCCGGCCCGGCCTGGAGCACCCGGCGGTCGCCTCGCTGGTCGCCGTACTCGGCGCCGAGCCGCGCCCCAAACTGGGCTGGACCGACGTGGCCCGCTTCACCGAGCTGGGCGTGCCCGCACTGAACTTCGGCCCGGGCGATCCCTCTCTGGCGCACACGCCGGGGGAGTTCGTCCCGGTGGCCCAGCTCGCGCGGTGCGAGGAACAGCTGGCCGCCTGGCTGAGCTGA
- a CDS encoding amino acid permease, protein METVRTMPGNGPGGGLKHRLTRRQDVSSEVPAGGELRRTMGMWQLTLLSVGATLGTGIFVVLGEAVPEAGPAIIVSFVLAGVTALFSALSYAELAGMIPRAGSSYSYTYATLGELVAWICGWCLILEYGVSVAAVAVGWGQYVNELLDLVFGVTLPDALSAPPGAGGVVNVPSAVIVLLSMVVLLRGAKESAVANVVMVGVKVAALVMFCAVAFTAFRAGNFHPLFPLGAAGMSAGAASLFFSYIGFDAASTAGEEAKNPQRDLPRAIILSLALVTLLYVVVAVAALGAMPWNLFEGTEATLSEVLVHAVGGGSLWPILLSIGAVVATTSVVLTVQYGQIRILFSMSRDGLVPPVFSRVHAKSGVPRANTVIVSSFIAVLAALVPLGSLADATSIGTLFAFALVNVAVILLRRRNPDAPRSFRVPFSPVVPVLGVICCVYMLFSLGSDTWITFGVWMLVGLAVYGLYGIKHSALNGTKARAQALSEEHRS, encoded by the coding sequence ATGGAGACGGTCCGGACGATGCCGGGCAACGGTCCCGGTGGCGGCCTGAAGCACAGGCTGACCAGACGGCAGGACGTGTCCTCCGAAGTACCCGCAGGCGGTGAGCTGCGGCGCACCATGGGCATGTGGCAGCTGACCCTGCTCTCCGTCGGCGCCACCCTCGGCACCGGCATCTTCGTCGTCCTCGGCGAGGCGGTGCCCGAGGCGGGCCCCGCGATCATCGTGTCCTTCGTCCTGGCCGGCGTCACCGCGCTCTTCTCGGCCCTGTCGTACGCGGAGCTCGCGGGCATGATCCCCCGCGCCGGTTCCTCGTACAGCTACACCTACGCCACGCTCGGGGAGCTCGTCGCCTGGATCTGCGGCTGGTGTCTCATCCTGGAGTACGGGGTGTCGGTCGCGGCGGTGGCCGTGGGCTGGGGCCAGTACGTGAACGAGCTGCTCGACCTGGTCTTCGGCGTCACCCTGCCCGACGCGCTCAGCGCTCCGCCCGGCGCCGGCGGGGTCGTCAACGTCCCGTCCGCCGTCATCGTGCTCCTCTCCATGGTGGTGCTGCTGCGCGGCGCCAAGGAGAGCGCGGTCGCCAACGTCGTCATGGTGGGCGTGAAGGTGGCCGCCCTGGTGATGTTCTGCGCCGTCGCCTTCACCGCGTTCCGCGCGGGCAACTTCCACCCGCTCTTCCCGCTCGGCGCCGCCGGGATGAGCGCGGGCGCCGCCTCGCTCTTCTTCTCGTACATCGGCTTCGACGCCGCCTCCACGGCCGGCGAGGAGGCGAAGAACCCGCAGCGCGACCTGCCGCGCGCCATCATCCTCTCGCTCGCCCTGGTCACGCTCCTCTACGTCGTGGTCGCCGTGGCCGCGCTCGGCGCCATGCCGTGGAACCTCTTCGAAGGGACCGAGGCCACCCTCAGCGAGGTGCTCGTCCATGCCGTCGGCGGCGGCAGCCTCTGGCCGATCCTGCTGTCGATCGGCGCGGTCGTGGCGACCACCAGCGTCGTGCTCACCGTCCAGTACGGGCAGATCCGCATCCTGTTCTCCATGTCGCGCGACGGCCTGGTGCCGCCCGTCTTCTCCCGGGTCCACGCGAAGAGCGGAGTGCCGCGCGCCAACACGGTGATCGTCTCCTCGTTCATCGCCGTACTCGCCGCGCTCGTCCCGCTCGGCAGCCTCGCCGACGCCACCAGCATCGGCACGCTGTTCGCGTTCGCCCTGGTCAACGTCGCCGTGATCCTGCTGCGCCGCCGCAACCCCGACGCGCCCCGCAGTTTCCGGGTGCCGTTCTCGCCGGTGGTCCCGGTGCTCGGCGTGATCTGCTGCGTGTACATGCTCTTCAGCCTCGGCTCGGACACCTGGATCACCTTCGGGGTGTGGATGCTGGTCGGACTGGCCGTGTACGGGCTCTACGGCATCAAGCACTCCGCGCTGAACGGTACGAAGGCCCGGGCGCAAGCACTCTCCGAGGAACACCGGTCATGA